The sequence below is a genomic window from Nocardia fluminea.
GGTCGAGTACTGGTTCCACACCGTCTCCGATACCGGCCGTATCGGCACGCCCTACTTCGCGGGCAACCAGTCGATCAAGGGCACCCTGTTCCGCCTCGGCATGAACGAATCGCTGGCGACGGGCCTGTGGCTCGGACTGTCGGCGGTCACGATCGCGCTGGCCGCGGTGTGGATGTACCGCCTGATCGGCGTGGGCAACGAGGTCGGCGCGCTGCTGGTGAACGCGGCGGCGGTGTTGCTGGTCTCACCGGTGTCGTGGTCGCATCACTGGGTGTGGGTCGCGCCCGCGCTGGTCGTCGGCGTCAGCCTGGCCGTCACCCGCCGCTCCCGCGCCTTCACTACTCTCGTCGCCCTGTTCACGGTGATGTTCATCGTGGGCCCGCAGTGGGTGCTGCCACATTCGGGCGACAAGGAACTGGCCTGGGCCTGGTGGCAGCAGATCATCGGCAGCAGCTACGTGTGGACCACGTTGGCCGTGATCGTCTACGCGGTGATCACCTATCACCCAGCCCGGAAGGCTTCGGCCGCATCGGAACTCGCGGCCGCTTGACCTCGGCGGCGCGCGCCGATCCCTCGCCCGGTCAGTCCGTCGCTTCCGGGGTGAGGAACGCCGCGAGGGCCGAGGCGTAGGCGGGCACGTCGGCGGCGCCCATGAGTTCGCGGCACGAGTGCATGGCCAGCTGCGGCGCGCCGACGTCGACGGTCGACATGCCGGTGCGCGCCGCCGTCATCGGGCCGATGGTCGAACCACAGGGCAGGTCGGCCCGGTGGACATACCGCTGGAGCGGCACGCCTGCCTGCGCGCACGCGAGAGCGAACGCGCCCGCGCCCGCCGCGTCGGTGGCGTAGCGCAAGTTCTGATTCACCTTGAGCACCGGCCCACCGCCGACCTCGATGCGATGCGCGGGCTCGTGCCGGTCCGGGTAGTTCGGGTGCGTCGCGTGCGCCATATCACCGGATGCGACGACCGAACTGGCAAGCGCGGCAAGGTAATCCGCGCGTCCACCACCGCGGGCCAGCACGATCCGCTCCAGCACGGCGGGCAGCAGATCCGACTGCGCCCCACGATCGGACTGGCTCCCCACTTCCTCGTGGTCGAACATCACCAGCACCGCCGTCGCCGCACCGGGCTCGTCGGCAGCGGCGAGGAAAGCCTGCAATCCGGCGTAGCAGGTGCCCTGGTTGTCGAGGCGCGGCGCGCTCACCAGATCGAGGTCGCGGCCGACGATCGTGCTCGACGCAAGGTCGTGGGTCATCAATTCCCAGCCGAGCACGTCGGCACCGTCGACCTCGGCCCGCTCGGCGACGAAGTCCAGGAACGAAGCGGGCGCGTCGCCGATCCCCCAGATCGCGTTCACGTGCCGCTGCGGGTCGAGAGTCACCCCGCGCCGGTCCTCGGACAGGTGGATGGCCAACTGCGGCACCCGCAGGATCGGCTCGTCGATCCGCACCAGCACATCGCGCATCCGCGCGCCCTCGCGCACACTGAGCCGCCCCGAGAGACCGAGCTCGCGGTCCAGCCAGGAGTTCAGCCAGGCCCCGCCGTACGGCTCGAGCCCGACGAGCTGCCATCCCGACCCGGCCAGATCGGGATGCTGCTTCACACGCAGGTTGGGACTGTCGGTGTGCGCGCCGACCACCCGGAACGGGGCAGCGGGCACGGCATCGTAATCAGCCCACGCGATCAGCGAACCACCGCGCACCACATAGTGTTTCCCGCCCGCGTCGTCCCATGCCGACGCCTCCGTCAACGGCGTGAACCCGTTGCCGTCCAGCTCGGCCGCCACCGTGGCACACACGTGGAAGGGCGAGGGTGACGCGTCGATGAAGGCACACAATCCGCTGGCCGTGGCCGCTGTCAAGGAAACCGGCATCCTGCGATCCTAGGCACGATGGTGCGCCCGGGCACCCCGCACCGGAATACCGCGCTCGGATCAGTCGTCGCGTTCGGCGACGACCGCGAGCGCGGCCAGTAACTCGCCGTAGCGCCGAATCCCGAGGCGGGCGCGCAGTTCTTCCTCCGCGAGCCTTTCCTGCGCGCGGATCCTGGCGGCCAGTTTGGCGCCGAGGCTGCTCAATCCGATCAGGATCCGGCGACGATCGTCGGTGGCGGCGACCCGGAAGATCAGGCCGCGTTCGGCGAGATTGTCCGCGTGCCGGGTGGCCGACGACGGGGCGAGCCGCGCCTGGGCGGCCAGCTCCGACATGGTCATCCCGTCGTCGGTGGACAACTGCGACAGAATCGCCCAGTGGTCGGCCGTGAGATTGTCAGCCGACAGCGCCGATTCGAGCCGGCCTACCCAGTTGCGCTCCGCGGAGCGCAACGCGCCGTGCAGCGTGGAATACCCACTTATAATGGACACCGATTGCATTCCCACCTGCCGAGAAATTCATTCGAACGATCCTGTTCGCACTAGGCGATAGAGTACAGAATGCCCTCGTCAGGCCAGAGCCGGGATGAAACGATCGAGATTCTCTCGATCGTGCCCACACAAGGCCCCGGCGGTATCATCGCGCCATCGTGTACCGCGGCCATTTCCCTGGCAGTAGACGAAATCAATAGCAGCACAGGAATTCTCGGGCGTGAAATCCATCTCACCACCCTCGACGGCGGCCGCGAACCGCACGAAGTCGCCGACGAAGTAGCGGCCTTCCTGGCCACCGGAATGGTCGGCGCGATCACCGGTTGGCACACCTCCGCCGTGCGTCGAGCGGTCGCCGAGGCCGTCGACGCCCGCGTCCCCTACCTCTACGCCACCGACCACGAGGGCCTGCCCGACGAACGTCCCGGCGTTTTGCTGGTGGGCGAGCATCCCGACCATCAGACAGTCCCCGCGGCCGCGTGGATGGCCCGCGAACTGGGGGTGCGCCGCTGGGCGGTCATCGGCAACGACTACATCTGGCCCCGCCGCACCGCCCGCGCCCTGCGCCGGTCCCTGCCCAACCCCTACGACATCATCGTCGAGCACTACGTGCCCCTCGGCACCACCGATTTCGCCGACTTCCTCAACAACCCGACACTGCTGCTGGCCGACGCGGTCCTCGTGCTCATGGTCGGCGCCGACACCGCCCGCTTCAATCGCCAGTTCGCCGCCAGC
It includes:
- a CDS encoding M18 family aminopeptidase, with the protein product MPVSLTAATASGLCAFIDASPSPFHVCATVAAELDGNGFTPLTEASAWDDAGGKHYVVRGGSLIAWADYDAVPAAPFRVVGAHTDSPNLRVKQHPDLAGSGWQLVGLEPYGGAWLNSWLDRELGLSGRLSVREGARMRDVLVRIDEPILRVPQLAIHLSEDRRGVTLDPQRHVNAIWGIGDAPASFLDFVAERAEVDGADVLGWELMTHDLASSTIVGRDLDLVSAPRLDNQGTCYAGLQAFLAAADEPGAATAVLVMFDHEEVGSQSDRGAQSDLLPAVLERIVLARGGGRADYLAALASSVVASGDMAHATHPNYPDRHEPAHRIEVGGGPVLKVNQNLRYATDAAGAGAFALACAQAGVPLQRYVHRADLPCGSTIGPMTAARTGMSTVDVGAPQLAMHSCRELMGAADVPAYASALAAFLTPEATD
- a CDS encoding MarR family winged helix-turn-helix transcriptional regulator, yielding MQSVSIISGYSTLHGALRSAERNWVGRLESALSADNLTADHWAILSQLSTDDGMTMSELAAQARLAPSSATRHADNLAERGLIFRVAATDDRRRILIGLSSLGAKLAARIRAQERLAEEELRARLGIRRYGELLAALAVVAERDD
- a CDS encoding substrate-binding domain-containing protein, with product MPSSGQSRDETIEILSIVPTQGPGGIIAPSCTAAISLAVDEINSSTGILGREIHLTTLDGGREPHEVADEVAAFLATGMVGAITGWHTSAVRRAVAEAVDARVPYLYATDHEGLPDERPGVLLVGEHPDHQTVPAAAWMARELGVRRWAVIGNDYIWPRRTARALRRSLPNPYDIIVEHYVPLGTTDFADFLNNPTLLLADAVLVLMVGADTARFNRQFAASGLPAVMPRLSPAVDENVLLSAGPSANANLYVASSFFIDNHSEEGRSRRARYHRHQGRFAPALTTFSNSTYEAIHLLNTLADATGTLDVETIIAAAETGLVLDGPATRRGFLGNQAVGPAHLAMANGVDFDIIDAL